A region of the Microaerobacter geothermalis genome:
CCGTCCAAAGAATGGTTTTCATCCCTTGTTGATAGGCTACGTCAACAACCTTTTGGTTAAAGTCTCCGGCAGGGGGAGCAAATAACAGAGGTTTTTTCCCCGTTGTTTGTTGAATCACTTCATTTGTCTTTAAAATTTCTTGACGGATTCTGGATAAGGTAATTTTTGACATCAACGGATGAGAATAACCATGATTTCCTATTTCATGCCCTTGATCAGCAATAAGTCGGGCTAATTCTTCATTCTTTTTTACCCAGGAACCATCTAGAAAGAAGGTGGCCTTTATTTTTTTCTTATGCAAAATTTGAAGGATATCCGGTATCCATTCTTCACCCCAGGACACGTTAAACATTAAAGCCACCATTGGTTTTTTTAGATTTCCGCGATATATTGGACCAGGCGGAAGATCTTTCAATTGAATGGTAGGCAAAATCTCTTTGTACATGGGAGTATATACCCCGTTTTGCAAGGTTAGGTAATAGGTATATCCCACGTCCAGCTTTCTTCCATTATATCCAGGAATCACTTTCCACACCCTATCCATTTTGGCATTGATCGGTGGGATGAATTCCTCCTGTTCTTTTCCGATAATTTCAGTTAGCAAAGGATCTTCTTTCACTTGCTTAGAATTGACGCTGGCCGTTTGCTTTACTATTTCTATATATTGATTGACCGGCTTTGTATTGATGAGATAAAGAAGAAATGAACCAAACAAAAGAAATACCCACCAATGTTTCTTCCCATTCATATTGGCCTCCACAATTTCTACTGTTTTATTCTACGGCTCATCTATAATATATGTGTGGCTAGTCCCAACTAGACCTTTTTAATTCCAAAGTCTGTCACATAGGTAGAACTAAATGCTCATGCCCCTTCGGGTTATGGAATATTAGTTCCACATCTATAGTTCAGTTCGACAAAGAAAACAAATAAAAAAGAGCCAGATTTCTCTGTCTCTCTCGTTCATCATGGTACATCCATCTGATTATGTTTTAGATATTTCTGCAGATTCTCCCTTTTGCTCTATTAAAGCAGCTTTTCTGGAAAGATTGATCCGACCCTGGGCATCAATTTCTGTCACTTTTACCAGGATAGAATCTCCGATGCTAACCACGTCTTCAACTTTATTGACTCTCTGTTCAGCCAACTGGGAAATGTGTACCAATCCTTCTTTTCCTGGGATAACCTCAACAAATGCCCCGAATTTTTCAATTCGTCTTACCGTTCCCAGATAAGTTTCCCCCACCGCCACTTCTTTTACCAGATTTTCAATCATAACCTTTGCTTTATCATTCATGGCGGGATTGACAGAAGCAATATAGATGCGCCCGTCTTGTTCAATATCAATTTTTACCCCGGTTTCATCAATAATCTTATTGATCATTCTTCCGCTGGGACCAATTACCTCTCTGATTTTTTCAGGATCAATTTTAAAGGTAATAATTTTAGGCGCATAGGGAGAAAGCTCTGATCTTGGTTTAGAAATAGCTCCTTTCATTTTTTCAAGGATATACATTCTTCCCTTATAGGCTTGCTCCAAAGCTTGTTTCAATATTTCACGGTTGATATCCTCAATTTTAATGTCCATTTGCAGGGCGGTAACTCCCTTTTCAGTCCCTGCCACTTTAAAGTCCATATCACCCAAATGATCTTCCATCCCTTGAATATCTGTTAATACAGATACCTGGTCATTATCTTTAATGAGTCCCATAGCGATACCAGCTACCGGTGCTTTAATGGGCACACCTGCATCCATAAGCGCCAAAGTACTGGCACAAATGCTTGCCTGAGACGTGGAGCCATTGGATTCTAAAACTTCTGAAACCAGTCTTATCGTATAAGGAAAATCACTTTCTGAAGGAATTACGGGTTCCAATGCCCGCTCACCCAATGCACCATGTCCAATTTCTCTCCTTCCAGGTGCCCTCATCGGCCGGGCCTCTCCTACACTAAATGGTGGAAAGTTGTAATGATGCATAAATCGTTTTGATTCTTCTAATCCCAGCCCATCAAGGATTTGCACGTCGCCTAATGCTCCTAAAGTACATACCGATAATGCCTGTGTTTGTCCCCTTGTAAACAAGCCTGAACCATGGGTTCTAGGCAACAGAGAAACCTCACAGGATATGGGTCTGATTTCATCTAATGCTCGTCCATCTGGCCTTTTCTTTTCATGGGTAATTAACCGTCTAACTTCTTCTTTTACAATGTTTTCAAGAACTTCCCTTACTTCGGAAACTGACTCTTCACCAAGGATCTCCAAAAAATGGGCCTCCGCTTCTGCCATAATATCATCGATGGCACTCTGTCTTGCCTGTTTTTCTTCGATCTGTATGGCATCCTTCAATTTAAG
Encoded here:
- a CDS encoding polysaccharide deacetylase family protein: MNGKKHWWVFLLFGSFLLYLINTKPVNQYIEIVKQTASVNSKQVKEDPLLTEIIGKEQEEFIPPINAKMDRVWKVIPGYNGRKLDVGYTYYLTLQNGVYTPMYKEILPTIQLKDLPPGPIYRGNLKKPMVALMFNVSWGEEWIPDILQILHKKKIKATFFLDGSWVKKNEELARLIADQGHEIGNHGYSHPLMSKITLSRIRQEILKTNEVIQQTTGKKPLLFAPPAGDFNQKVVDVAYQQGMKTILWTVDTIDWKKPDSSVIVHRVLNKIDNGNLVLMHPTEPTSKGLEQMVDGIIAKGLMIGTVSEVLSSNRIN
- a CDS encoding polyribonucleotide nucleotidyltransferase, with product MVKTYEMELAGRKIILETGKLAKQANAAVLVRYGDTVVLSAVTASKEPKDLDFFPLTVNYEERLYAVGKIPGGFIKREGRPSEKAILASRLIDRPIRPLFPDGFRNEVQVVSTVLSVDQDCSPEVAAMIGVSAALSISNIPFSGPIGGVIVGRVDNQFVINPSVEQAEKSDIHLIVAGTKNGVNMVEAGADEVPEEIMLEAIMYGHEVIKKLIAFQEEIVNEVGQEKMEVQLHRISEEINRDVREFAYLKLKDAIQIEEKQARQSAIDDIMAEAEAHFLEILGEESVSEVREVLENIVKEEVRRLITHEKKRPDGRALDEIRPISCEVSLLPRTHGSGLFTRGQTQALSVCTLGALGDVQILDGLGLEESKRFMHHYNFPPFSVGEARPMRAPGRREIGHGALGERALEPVIPSESDFPYTIRLVSEVLESNGSTSQASICASTLALMDAGVPIKAPVAGIAMGLIKDNDQVSVLTDIQGMEDHLGDMDFKVAGTEKGVTALQMDIKIEDINREILKQALEQAYKGRMYILEKMKGAISKPRSELSPYAPKIITFKIDPEKIREVIGPSGRMINKIIDETGVKIDIEQDGRIYIASVNPAMNDKAKVMIENLVKEVAVGETYLGTVRRIEKFGAFVEVIPGKEGLVHISQLAEQRVNKVEDVVSIGDSILVKVTEIDAQGRINLSRKAALIEQKGESAEISKT